From Flavobacterium alkalisoli, the proteins below share one genomic window:
- the lpxK gene encoding tetraacyldisaccharide 4'-kinase — protein MRFIRKILLPFSLLYWIVTALRNFFYNTGVFKSAEFKTPVIAIGNLSTGGTGKSPQTEYLIRLLKDKFRIATLSRGYKRKSEGYILADTNANSDLLGDEPYQFYSKFPEINVAVDANRTNGITQLLSLEPKPEVIILDDAYQHRKVKAGFYVLLTAYGDIYADDYLLPAGNLRESRSGAKRADLIIVTKCPPDLSAAKQQEIIKKLRPLPNQKVYFTAIAYDVVVYNGVSSLNTTEVMAMEKVLVAGIAKPQPFFNHLKNDSDDCLTYADHHDFSDKDVKDILAVAKNKIVVTTEKDYVRLKDKMPTDKLFYLPIKTSFLDRGKEFDKAVLDFIAGYR, from the coding sequence ATGAGATTCATCAGGAAAATTTTACTTCCTTTTTCGTTACTGTATTGGATAGTTACAGCTCTGCGTAACTTTTTTTATAATACAGGAGTATTTAAATCGGCTGAATTTAAAACACCGGTTATTGCTATAGGTAATCTTAGTACCGGAGGTACCGGTAAGTCGCCGCAAACAGAATATCTTATAAGGTTACTTAAAGATAAATTCAGGATTGCTACTTTAAGTAGGGGGTACAAAAGAAAATCTGAAGGATATATTTTAGCAGATACCAATGCCAATTCTGATTTACTTGGTGATGAACCTTACCAGTTTTACAGTAAATTTCCAGAGATTAATGTAGCAGTTGATGCTAACCGGACAAACGGTATTACCCAATTATTATCTCTTGAACCAAAGCCGGAAGTTATTATTCTTGATGATGCTTATCAGCATCGAAAAGTAAAAGCAGGTTTTTATGTTTTATTAACTGCTTATGGAGATATTTATGCGGATGATTATCTATTGCCTGCCGGAAATTTAAGAGAGAGCAGGAGCGGAGCAAAAAGGGCAGATTTGATAATAGTTACTAAATGCCCGCCAGATTTATCTGCTGCTAAACAACAGGAAATTATTAAGAAGCTACGTCCGTTACCTAATCAAAAAGTTTATTTTACAGCTATAGCCTATGATGTCGTTGTTTATAACGGAGTTTCCAGTCTTAACACAACAGAAGTAATGGCAATGGAAAAAGTGTTGGTTGCCGGTATAGCTAAGCCTCAGCCATTTTTTAATCATTTGAAGAATGATAGTGATGATTGTCTTACTTATGCTGATCACCATGATTTTTCGGATAAGGACGTAAAGGATATCCTTGCTGTCGCAAAAAACAAAATAGTGGTTACTACCGAAAAAGACTATGTAAGGTTAAAAGATAAAATGCCTACAGACAAACTTTTTTACCTACCTATAAAAACTTCTTTCCTGGATAGGGGTAAGGAGTTTGATAAAGCTGTTTTAGATTTTATTGCAGGCTATAGATAA
- the gap gene encoding type I glyceraldehyde-3-phosphate dehydrogenase — MDNKIKIAINGFGRIGRNLFRLLLNHPQIEVVAINDIADAKTMAHLIKYDSIHGILPYEVSHTADSLIIDGKSYAFLRKKLVKDIDWKQFNVDIVVESTGKFKTLEEANEHILAGAKKVILSAPPEDDRIKTVVLGVNEDVLDGTETIISNASCTTNNAAPMMKVINDLCGINQAYITTVHSYTTDQSLHDQPHKDLRRARGASQSIVPTTTGAAKALTKIFPEFAGKIGGSGIRVPVPDGSLTDITCYVKREVSIEEINETFKKASENELKGILAYTEDPIVSVDILGNRNSCLFDAQLTSVIDKMVKVVGWYDNEIGYSSRIIDLILFVSK; from the coding sequence ATGGATAACAAAATAAAAATTGCCATAAATGGTTTTGGCCGCATAGGCCGAAACCTTTTCAGGCTTTTGCTTAACCACCCTCAAATAGAAGTTGTAGCAATAAACGATATTGCCGATGCAAAAACCATGGCCCACCTTATTAAGTATGACAGTATACATGGCATATTACCTTATGAGGTAAGTCACACCGCTGATTCACTTATTATTGACGGTAAAAGTTATGCTTTTTTAAGGAAGAAACTGGTTAAGGATATCGACTGGAAACAATTTAACGTTGATATAGTAGTAGAGTCTACCGGTAAATTTAAAACACTGGAAGAGGCTAACGAGCATATACTGGCAGGAGCTAAAAAAGTTATACTTTCTGCACCACCTGAAGACGACAGGATTAAAACTGTTGTTTTAGGTGTAAATGAAGATGTTTTAGATGGTACAGAAACCATCATCTCTAATGCAAGCTGCACTACCAACAATGCAGCACCTATGATGAAGGTTATTAACGACCTTTGTGGCATTAACCAGGCATACATAACTACTGTTCACTCTTACACTACAGACCAAAGCCTGCACGACCAGCCCCATAAAGATTTAAGAAGGGCAAGGGGTGCATCACAATCTATAGTACCTACTACCACCGGAGCCGCTAAAGCGCTTACCAAAATATTTCCTGAGTTTGCAGGCAAAATTGGAGGAAGCGGTATTCGTGTACCTGTACCGGACGGATCGTTAACCGATATTACCTGTTATGTAAAGCGTGAGGTTTCTATTGAGGAAATAAATGAGACTTTTAAAAAAGCTTCGGAAAACGAACTCAAAGGAATACTGGCTTATACTGAAGACCCAATTGTATCGGTAGATATTTTAGGCAACAGGAATTCATGTCTATTTGATGCACAGCTTACATCAGTAATAGATAAAATGGTAAAAGTTGTAGGATGGTATGACAACGAAATAGGTTACTCTTCCAGAATAATAGACCTTATCCTTTTTGTAAGCAAGTAG
- a CDS encoding DUF1796 family putative cysteine peptidase, producing the protein MRIPLIYIPRTRFIKFLYIEKSYVPENIVIPIGCDCHPAHCLKKLHIRKQSFPFDWLNTLPVEGIKYVTDNIENDFESFISDLIINQNNNIVSSHYPETEFIHEKDLIVNNETKNKLKTRSTLFLQAYKNNPVDFLFSLPVSGINSVNDIDYITRSISDFTKKIKENDRLYIYVRYDENVNENKVFSNKLFEALNNIPKVNSAKYVRYFNKYGLWGNPSAYPDLIEDLKIPIQKTKPKIYIK; encoded by the coding sequence ATGAGGATACCGCTAATTTACATCCCACGGACAAGATTTATAAAGTTTTTATACATAGAAAAAAGTTATGTCCCTGAAAATATAGTCATTCCGATAGGATGTGATTGTCACCCTGCTCATTGTCTTAAAAAATTACATATTAGAAAGCAAAGCTTTCCTTTTGACTGGCTTAACACTTTGCCTGTAGAAGGAATAAAATATGTAACAGATAATATTGAGAATGACTTTGAATCTTTTATTAGCGATCTTATTATTAATCAAAATAACAACATTGTATCCTCTCATTACCCTGAAACTGAATTTATTCATGAGAAAGACCTTATAGTAAATAACGAGACAAAAAATAAACTTAAAACACGGTCAACTCTTTTCCTGCAAGCATATAAAAACAATCCTGTAGATTTTCTATTCAGCCTACCTGTTTCAGGCATTAATAGTGTAAATGACATTGACTACATAACACGGTCAATATCGGATTTTACAAAAAAAATAAAAGAAAATGACCGACTTTATATCTATGTAAGGTACGATGAAAATGTAAATGAAAACAAAGTCTTTTCCAATAAACTATTTGAAGCACTTAACAATATACCTAAGGTAAATTCAGCAAAATACGTTAGATACTTTAATAAATACGGTCTTTGGGGAAACCCATCAGCATATCCTGATTTAATTGAAGACCTAAAAATTCCTATACAAAAAACCAAACCAAAAATATATATTAAATAA
- the lipA gene encoding lipoyl synthase: METVLDTARPTAQNGQLTQKPKWLRVKLPTGKKYTELRGLVDKYKLHTICTSGSCPNMGECWGEGTATFMILGNTCTRSCGFCGVKTGRPETVDWDEPEKVARSIKLMNIKHAVITSVDRDDLKDGGSIIWAETVKAIRRMNPNTTLETLIPDFQGIERNIDRIIEVSPEVVSHNMETVKRLTREVRIQAKYERSLEVLRYLKDNGINRTKSGIMLGLGETEEEVIQTMHDLRAVNLDVLTIGQYLQPSKKHLPVKEFITPDQFKKYEEIGLELGFRHVESGALVRSSYKAQKHIL; encoded by the coding sequence ATGGAAACCGTATTAGATACTGCAAGACCAACTGCCCAAAACGGACAGCTTACACAAAAGCCTAAATGGCTTAGGGTTAAGCTTCCTACAGGAAAAAAATATACTGAACTTCGAGGACTGGTAGACAAGTACAAACTGCATACTATATGTACTTCGGGCAGCTGCCCTAACATGGGTGAATGCTGGGGAGAAGGTACAGCTACCTTTATGATATTAGGTAACACCTGTACACGTTCGTGCGGATTTTGCGGTGTAAAAACCGGACGCCCCGAAACTGTGGACTGGGATGAGCCTGAAAAAGTAGCGCGTTCTATCAAGTTAATGAACATAAAGCATGCTGTTATTACAAGTGTAGACCGTGATGACCTTAAAGACGGAGGCTCTATTATTTGGGCTGAGACTGTAAAGGCCATCCGCAGGATGAACCCTAACACTACTCTTGAAACACTTATACCGGATTTTCAGGGTATTGAAAGAAATATAGACCGTATTATTGAAGTTTCTCCGGAGGTTGTTTCCCATAACATGGAAACCGTAAAAAGGCTTACCCGTGAGGTACGTATACAGGCGAAATACGAGCGTAGCCTTGAAGTACTTCGTTACCTTAAGGATAACGGCATTAACCGTACTAAATCGGGTATTATGCTGGGCCTTGGCGAAACCGAGGAAGAGGTAATACAGACTATGCACGATCTTAGAGCCGTAAATCTTGACGTACTTACAATAGGCCAGTACTTACAGCCAAGTAAAAAACACCTTCCTGTAAAAGAGTTTATAACTCCGGATCAGTTTAAAAAATATGAAGAGATAGGACTTGAACTAGGTTTCCGCCACGTAGAAAGTGGTGCCCTTGTACGTTCTTCATACAAAGCACAAAAACACATTTTATAA
- a CDS encoding energy transducer TonB — translation MSKVSVFDRAWIDLVFEGRNKEYGAYQLRKEDPKNTLLALFSGIAVVALLVAIPAIASNINPTPRPGETASGLVIERDSLVVVNLPEKPEKPAPEIPEPPKPEPPKPQDAPASVTNKIKLNQLKVVAANTVIDTLPTINDFKDADPSSITAKGNPEGTITLGESGKEIGTTEGDKVTEGEGTISSLRVDVQPEYPGGMDKFYKTVGNRFQAPETQKNVTLKVFVSFIIEKDGTMSNIKVIRDPGYGMGKEAERVLKSLDKKWKPGIKNGKPVRTAYNLPITLNLK, via the coding sequence ATGTCAAAAGTAAGCGTTTTCGACCGAGCATGGATTGACCTTGTTTTTGAAGGCCGCAACAAGGAATACGGAGCCTACCAACTTCGTAAAGAAGATCCGAAAAATACTCTTCTGGCTTTGTTCTCAGGTATTGCTGTAGTAGCACTATTAGTGGCAATACCAGCCATAGCGAGCAATATAAACCCTACCCCTCGTCCGGGTGAGACAGCATCAGGTCTGGTTATTGAAAGGGACTCTCTTGTGGTGGTAAACCTTCCGGAAAAACCGGAAAAACCAGCTCCTGAAATACCCGAACCACCAAAACCTGAGCCGCCAAAACCACAGGATGCACCAGCATCTGTAACTAATAAAATTAAGCTTAACCAGCTTAAAGTAGTAGCTGCCAATACGGTTATTGATACTTTACCTACCATAAACGACTTTAAGGATGCCGACCCATCAAGTATTACAGCAAAAGGTAATCCTGAAGGAACCATAACACTTGGAGAAAGCGGGAAAGAAATTGGCACAACAGAAGGAGACAAGGTAACAGAAGGCGAAGGAACCATCAGTAGCCTGAGAGTTGATGTACAACCGGAATACCCCGGAGGTATGGATAAGTTCTATAAAACTGTAGGAAACCGATTCCAGGCACCTGAAACGCAAAAAAATGTTACTTTAAAAGTATTTGTCTCTTTTATAATAGAAAAAGACGGAACAATGTCTAACATAAAAGTTATCAGAGATCCGGGATATGGAATGGGTAAAGAAGCAGAGAGGGTACTAAAATCACTCGACAAAAAATGGAAACCCGGCATAAAAAATGGCAAGCCTGTTAGAACAGCATATAATCTCCCTATAACACTTAACTTAAAATAG
- the bla gene encoding BlaB/IND/MUS family subclass B1 metallo-beta-lactamase has protein sequence MRLFYLFFLFCLAGYSQATTGLKFTQLTDDLYVYTNYKFFSGAQFPSNSMYMVTDEGVVLFDTPWDKNQFQPLLDSIEKRHKKKVILCIATHFHEDSSAGLEYYSSKGIKTYTSKMTYDITMSKKDGSPAEHTFKKDTVFNIGGKVVETYYPGEGHTKDNIVLYVKDEKVIYGGCLIKSIEAVDLGNVADASVDKWEKTMKNLMKKYPDPAYVIPGHFAWSKGDESIKHTIKLVRENRKE, from the coding sequence ATGCGATTATTTTATCTCTTCTTTTTATTCTGTTTAGCAGGATATTCTCAGGCAACTACAGGGTTAAAGTTTACCCAACTTACTGATGATTTGTATGTTTATACCAATTATAAGTTCTTTTCGGGAGCGCAGTTTCCTTCAAACAGCATGTATATGGTAACTGATGAAGGTGTTGTACTTTTTGATACTCCATGGGATAAAAACCAATTCCAGCCACTATTGGATAGTATAGAGAAAAGACATAAAAAGAAAGTGATCCTTTGCATCGCCACGCATTTTCATGAAGATAGTAGTGCCGGATTGGAATATTATAGTAGTAAAGGAATAAAAACATATACTTCTAAAATGACTTATGATATTACCATGTCTAAAAAGGATGGAAGCCCAGCAGAGCATACCTTTAAGAAAGATACTGTTTTTAATATAGGAGGTAAAGTTGTTGAGACATATTATCCGGGAGAAGGGCATACTAAGGATAATATTGTTTTGTATGTAAAAGATGAAAAGGTTATTTATGGCGGATGCCTTATAAAGAGTATCGAGGCAGTGGATTTAGGAAATGTAGCCGATGCCAGTGTGGATAAATGGGAAAAGACAATGAAAAATCTTATGAAGAAATATCCTGATCCCGCTTATGTAATACCTGGGCACTTTGCCTGGTCTAAAGGAGATGAGTCAATAAAGCATACAATTAAACTGGTGAGGGAAAACAGGAAAGAATAG
- a CDS encoding RNA polymerase sigma factor, translating into MEINSQIIQGNIEKAKMGDQIAFTFLLDFFWNEVYGFMLKRTQNETDTEDIVIETFAKAFDRISTYNPEYAFSTWLIAIAKNVHIDILRKKKSSLFIDITDEENQQAYNVADSSPSAEDELIKEQNLSSLLECIKQLKPHYQEVIQLRYFQELSYQEIAEQLNEPLNNVKIKLLRAKKLLADIIRNGKKK; encoded by the coding sequence TTGGAAATAAACTCACAAATAATACAAGGCAATATAGAAAAGGCAAAAATGGGTGACCAGATTGCCTTTACTTTTTTATTGGACTTCTTTTGGAATGAAGTTTACGGCTTTATGCTAAAACGTACCCAAAACGAAACCGACACAGAAGATATTGTTATAGAAACATTTGCCAAGGCCTTTGACAGGATTTCCACTTACAACCCAGAGTATGCTTTCAGCACCTGGCTTATTGCTATAGCCAAAAATGTACATATAGACATTTTAAGGAAAAAGAAATCGTCGCTGTTTATTGACATTACTGATGAGGAGAACCAACAGGCCTACAATGTTGCAGACAGTTCACCTAGTGCTGAAGACGAACTGATTAAGGAACAAAATCTGTCCAGCCTTTTAGAATGCATCAAACAGCTTAAACCTCATTATCAGGAAGTGATACAGCTTCGTTACTTTCAGGAATTGAGTTACCAGGAAATTGCAGAACAGCTAAATGAACCACTTAATAATGTAAAGATCAAATTACTTAGAGCTAAGAAATTACTTGCCGATATTATTAGAAACGGTAAGAAGAAATAA